The Nocardioides houyundeii genome includes the window GACGCCGGCAGCCAGGGTGAGGGGAGCGCTGGCCGCGTGCAGCCAGCCCCTCAGCTTGGGCTTGACCTCGTCGATCGCGCCTTCCACCCGGTCGTGCAGATGGTCCATGCGGGTGCGCACCGAATCGGTCATGTCGTCAAAATTACCGGTACGTAGGGTCGGGAGACGAGTCTGTCCGGGGAGATGATCCTCACCTCCTTGCGCAGGTCTCGAACCGGCGCTGCTGACCTGTGCCGGGGTCGGCCCGTCAGGTGCTTGCGCGGACCCGGGCCGCCGCGTCCGCGAAGGTCGGTAGCATCGGGGCCGTGGGAAAGTGGAAGGACGCCGTGCGCCGGGTGCTGTACCCGGCGTACGAGTCGCGGGTCGCGAAGTTCCTCCCGCCGGACCGGGTCCCCAAGCACGTGGGGGTGCTCCTCGACGGCAACCGGCGCTGGGCGCGCGCCGTGGGGGCCGAGATCGCCCAGGGGCACCAGGCGGGCGCCGACAACATCGACCCCTTCCTCGGGTGGTGCGAGGAGCTCGGCGTCGAGGTCGTCACCCTCTGGCTGCTCTCCACCGACAACCTCAACCGTCCCACCGACCAGCTCGAGGAGCTGCTTACGGTGATCGAGGGTGCGGTGGAGTCCCTGGCCGCCACCGGTCGCTGGCGGATCCATCCGGTCGGCGCCCTGGACCTGCTGCCGGCCACCACCGCGGCCAAGCTGAAGGCCGCCGAGGACGCCACCCGGGAGGTCAAGGGCCTGCTGGTCAACGTCGCCGTCGGGTACGGCGGCCGCCGGGAGATCGCGGACGCCGTGCGCTCCCTGCTCCAGGAGCAGGCCGCCGCCGGGGTCACCCTGGAGGAGCTGGCCGAGACCATCGACGTGGAGCACATCGCCGAGCACCTCTACACCAAGGGGCAGCCGGACCCCGACCTGGTGATCCGCACGTCGGGGGAGCAGCGGCTCAGCGGGTTCCTGCTGTGGCAGAGCGCGAACAGCGAGTTCTACTTCTGCGAGGCCCTGTGGCCCGACTTCCGCCGCGTCGACTTCCTCCGCGCCCTGCGGGCCTACGCCGAGCGGGAGCGACGCTTCGGCTCCTGAGACATTTGGGTTCCCGACACAGTGTCGGTAAAGTTGACGGCATGTCAATGTCAACTCTCCAGGTCAGGTGAGGTCGCATGTTCCTCGCTATCCGCGAACTCGTGTTCGCCAAGGGCCGCTTCGTGCTCATGGGCTCCGTGGTGTCCTTGATCGCCTTGCTCATGGTCCTGCTCTCCGGCTTGTCCGTGGGGCTGGTCAATGACGGGGTCTCGGGCCTGCAGCGCATGCCCGTGACGTCCTTCGCCTTCCAGGACGACGTCTCCAAGGACTCCGCGTTCTCCCGCAGCGTGGTGGACACCACCGCGGTCGAGGACTGGAAGGACCAGCCCGGCGTGCAGGAGGCGGCTCCCTTCGGCAACACCCTGGTCAACGCCGAGTCCACCAACGGGGCCGAGATCGACCTGGCCCTCTTCGGCATCGAGGTCGACTCGTTCCTGGCTCCCGAGGTCGCGGAGGGTCACGGGCTGACCGGGGAGCCCGACGAGGTCGTGCTCAGCTCCACCGCCGCCGACGAAGGCGTCTCGGTGGGCGACGTGCTGGTGATCGAGCCGATGGGCGCCGAGCTCACCGTGGTCGGGATCATGGAGGAGCAGAACACCTTCGGCCACGTCGACGTGGGTTACCTACCCCTGGCCAGCTGGCAGGAGATCAGCAGCGGCGCGGGCATCGGCGAAGAGGTGCCCGAGCGGGTCTACGACGAGATCACCGCGGTCGCCGTCAAGGGAGGCGACGACCTCGACCTGACGGCCGGCGACAAGGCGGCCGGAACCACGTCGATGACGCTGGAGGAGTCCTTCGGCGCCTCGCCGGGCTACTCCGCGGAGACCTCGACCCTGAGCCTGATCCAGGGCTTCCTCTACGCCATCTCCGCCTTGGTCGTCGGCGCCTTCTTCACGGTGCTGACCATCCAGCGCAAGCAGGAGATCGCGGTGATGCGAGCCATGGGTGCCGGTACGGGCTACCTGCTGCGCGACAGCCTGTTCCAGTCGATGCTCCTGCTGGTGGTCTCCGTCGCAGTCGGCGTCGGGCTCGGTCTGGCTGCCGGCGCCGGACTCTCGGGCACGGCCATGCCATTCGCCCTCGAAGCCGCACCGATCGCGCTGGCCAGCGTGCTGCTGGTGCTCCTGGGAATGCTGGGCGCGGGAATCGCCGTGCTGCGCATCACCAAGGTCGACCCCCTCACTGCACTCGGAGGCAACCGATGACCGCCGTACCGTCCACCTCAGCCGCAACCCCCGCCCTGGAGCTGCGCGACGTCTCCCTGCTCCTCGGTGACGGGGACGAGACGGTGACCGCCCTCGACTCGGTGAACCTGCGGGTGGAGCCGGGCAAGCTCGTCGCCATCGTCGGCCCTTCGGGGTCCGGCAAGTCCAGCCTGCTGGCGGTGGCCGGCGGGCTGGCCAAGCCCACCTCGGGAACCGCCCTCGTCGGCGGCACCGACCTGGGGACCGCGAGCAAGCGGGAGGTCGCCGAGGTGCGCCGGACCCGGATCGGCTACGTCTTCCAGAGCGGCAACCTGGTGCCGGCGCTGACCGCACGGGACCAGCTGCGACTGCCGCTGACCTTCGGTCGGGTGGCGGACCCGCGCGACCCGGCCGAGCTGCTGGCGGAGGTCGGGATGTCGCACAAGGTGGACCGGCGTCCGCACCAGCTCTCCGGTGGCGAGCGCCAGCGAGTCGGCATCGCCCGGGCACTGATGACCCGGCCGGCCCTGCTGCTGGTCGACGAGCCCACCGCGGCCCTGGACCGTCAGCGCAGCCAGGAGGTCGTCGCCCTGCTCGCCGACGAGAGCCACCGGCACGGTGTCGCCACGGTCATGGTGACCCACGACCACGAGGTGCTGCACCACTGCGACGAGGTCTACGAGATGATCGACGGGCGGCTGGCGCCGGTGAGCCCCTCACCGGTGTGAGGCCGTGCGGCCCCCCGGGCCGCCGGGAGTGTCCAGTCAGGCAGGAGGTGCGGCGGTGCCGAAGATCCAGGCAGCCACGGTGGCGGAGCACCGAGGGCGCCAGGTGCGTGCCCTGCTGGACGCCGCCCGTGCTCTGCTGGCCGAGACCGGACAGGCTCCGGCACTCGGTGCGGTGGGCGCGAGGGCCGGGCTGGCCCGGTCCAGCGTCTACCAGTACTTCGACTCGCGGGAGGACCTGTTGGCGGCCGTGGTCGCCGACGTCTTTCCCGACTGGGCGCGCCAGGTCCGGGAGCAGGTGGACGCTGCTGAGACGCCCGGCGCCCGGGTCTGGGCCTACGTCCAGGCCAATGTCCACCTCTTCGCCAGCTCCGAGCAGGCCGTGGCGCGGGCGTTGGCCGCCGTGGTCGAGCCTCGGCTGCTCAAGGCGCCCATGGAGGCCTTCCACCGCCAGCTCCAGGAGCCGCTCCTCGCGGCGCTCACCGAGCTGGGCGAGGCGCGACCGCAGCAGGTCGCCGAGCTCATCGACTCGATGGTGATGCAGGTGTCGCGGTCCCTGGCGGCCAGCACCGCCGAGGCCGCCGCCACCGTCCGCGCCGACGCCCTGAACCTGCTGGGTCGACTCCTGCACGGCTACCTGGGACTGGAGCCGCCTGACTCCGGGCCTGACTCCGGGCCTGACTCCGGGCCTGACTCCGGGCCTGACTCCGGGCCTGACTCCGAGCCTGACTCCGGGGCCTGACCCCGACCAGGCACCCGGTCGGTCACCTGGAGTTCACGCAGGAGTTGCCGCGTGTCGTTGACGGCGGGGGGTCCCCGGGGCGTAATTTCCTGATGCATCGGCGAGTGGGGAAGCTCGCTGAACCGGGAGGCCGTTCGTGGACAGTCACGACTTCACAGCACACCGCGCGGGCCAGCCCGCGCCGGGTGGCTGCGAGGGGGGCCGGCACTCCGGTCCTCGGGTCCCTTCCCGGTCCGTCAGCACGAACTAGGGCCGGGCGAGGAGTGCGCGCACCGGCTCGCGAGGGTGAGATCGAAGTGGCCGCCATCAAGCAGTCCCGCACCACCTCAGCGCCGCGCACCGAG containing:
- a CDS encoding isoprenyl transferase, with protein sequence MGKWKDAVRRVLYPAYESRVAKFLPPDRVPKHVGVLLDGNRRWARAVGAEIAQGHQAGADNIDPFLGWCEELGVEVVTLWLLSTDNLNRPTDQLEELLTVIEGAVESLAATGRWRIHPVGALDLLPATTAAKLKAAEDATREVKGLLVNVAVGYGGRREIADAVRSLLQEQAAAGVTLEELAETIDVEHIAEHLYTKGQPDPDLVIRTSGEQRLSGFLLWQSANSEFYFCEALWPDFRRVDFLRALRAYAERERRFGS
- a CDS encoding TetR/AcrR family transcriptional regulator, whose translation is MPKIQAATVAEHRGRQVRALLDAARALLAETGQAPALGAVGARAGLARSSVYQYFDSREDLLAAVVADVFPDWARQVREQVDAAETPGARVWAYVQANVHLFASSEQAVARALAAVVEPRLLKAPMEAFHRQLQEPLLAALTELGEARPQQVAELIDSMVMQVSRSLAASTAEAAATVRADALNLLGRLLHGYLGLEPPDSGPDSGPDSGPDSGPDSGPDSEPDSGA
- a CDS encoding ABC transporter ATP-binding protein; this translates as MTAVPSTSAATPALELRDVSLLLGDGDETVTALDSVNLRVEPGKLVAIVGPSGSGKSSLLAVAGGLAKPTSGTALVGGTDLGTASKREVAEVRRTRIGYVFQSGNLVPALTARDQLRLPLTFGRVADPRDPAELLAEVGMSHKVDRRPHQLSGGERQRVGIARALMTRPALLLVDEPTAALDRQRSQEVVALLADESHRHGVATVMVTHDHEVLHHCDEVYEMIDGRLAPVSPSPV
- a CDS encoding ABC transporter permease, with product MFLAIRELVFAKGRFVLMGSVVSLIALLMVLLSGLSVGLVNDGVSGLQRMPVTSFAFQDDVSKDSAFSRSVVDTTAVEDWKDQPGVQEAAPFGNTLVNAESTNGAEIDLALFGIEVDSFLAPEVAEGHGLTGEPDEVVLSSTAADEGVSVGDVLVIEPMGAELTVVGIMEEQNTFGHVDVGYLPLASWQEISSGAGIGEEVPERVYDEITAVAVKGGDDLDLTAGDKAAGTTSMTLEESFGASPGYSAETSTLSLIQGFLYAISALVVGAFFTVLTIQRKQEIAVMRAMGAGTGYLLRDSLFQSMLLLVVSVAVGVGLGLAAGAGLSGTAMPFALEAAPIALASVLLVLLGMLGAGIAVLRITKVDPLTALGGNR